The Podospora pseudocomata strain CBS 415.72m chromosome 1 map unlocalized CBS415.72m_1, whole genome shotgun sequence genome has a segment encoding these proteins:
- the AGE1 gene encoding GTPase activating protein (COG:T; EggNog:ENOG503Q39B) yields the protein MGNVSSSPEEGASLYLRDQNRLSISSVVITSPRKRTSINIVPNAYPATRISAMRPSGDNGPVDFVLDPESISSAAGPAFLLKLNNEDDLVFTFTFVLRRSQQLVRSPSRSADTVAPVDTNIQGLTFVYAPTAREVENLVTREFHADPNLHKNPNVELVGTYSTEGSPSVTFDWTWKWKPPKHNEDKGGGWRNSCTFVEYDQRAHRLEPLAIFSFYVANTSPYLSQPSSPIPPILLSAPPKVRVVSSQSVEARISPVPELEELVSPLTISHEPLPAPSPAPTQQKEQIKVDCPRPGEDMSVSDDGPVFRATMKALEQKTGNMRSQMKRLIKKAENVHAAQLEANDAFAAFMEALKDVSSTNANAVKPAIEHYFDKIAREILSYERQNTANIQRIVIEPMSKLYQIDIKQAESKKRDFEEESKDFYAYVSRYLGQRHDSVKAKQSDTKYQTKRKNFELKRFDYSSFMQDLSGGRKEQEILSHLTKYADAQARCFLNTSKKIEDLLPQLEALSTEVLEADKEYQYQRREREEKRRLLEKSNLNYNEPDIQPPLTSAGPREGGAPNGNPANSDSELGRANSTGSQLKPASSGNMGASPADLTRSPGSLTQHVVGSPQQNAKFKGIRDLEERDPGHIAQLEKETSNRKEGLLWALNRPGGHVDPRNLNKQGWHKFWIVLDQGKLSEYSNWKQRLDLHMDPIDLRLASVREARNAERRFCFEVITPHFKRVYQATSEEDMNSWIMAINNALQSAVEGRSFKDRPPSTAPGDSSFSGMDFGSMFVGKSPSLSHGNHHNSGGIPTRRTTVGARPATARSSSFEERPDRLLQLLRDNDQGNSWCADCGSSNKVEWVSLNLAIIVCIECSGIHRSLGTHISKIRSLTLDTTSFTPDIIELLFLVGNRVSNMVFEAKLDPAMKLTAQATREQRLKFITSKYVDRAFVEPISTTLSRFATADETLLAAIKRNEIQQVIYALALKANPNVTDKSRGTHAVYLALAAADPAPMSPPVTPGPSPTVDKLIPFPIAELLVQNGAEIPAEMPQIPLSHAAQGYIELKRGRKAAIEASGAGGAGGGSYDGVGSLPAGSTLSPGDKLQREREARLQKRVSAGGRLAKSPIPER from the exons TATCTATTTCTTCAGTCGTAATAACTAGCCCCAGAAAACGCACTTCAATAAACATAGTCCCGAATGCATATCCTGCGACCAGAATATCCGCAATGCGGCCGTCTGGCGACAATGGTCCTGTCGATTTTGTCCTG GACCCAGAATCGATCAGCTCTGCAGCCGGTCCGGCCTTCTTGTTGAAGCTCAACAACGAAGACGACCTcgtcttcaccttcaccttCGTCCTCCGCAGATCGCAGCAGCTCGTTCGAAGTCCCTCAAGAAGTGCTGATACCGTAGCTCCTGTCGATACAAACATCCAAGGGCTTACCTTTGTGTATGCTCCAACGGCCCGCGAAGTTGAGAACTTGGTTACTCGAGAATTCCACGCCGATCCAAACCTGCACAAGAACCCCAATGTCGAGCTTGTTGGAACATATTCAACAGAGGGAAGTCCCTCGGTAACATTTGACTGGACTTGGAAATGGAAGCCACCAAAGCACAACGAGGATAAAGGAGGCGGTTGGCGAAACTCATGCACT TTTGTCGAGTACGACCAGCGCGCACACCGACTGGAACCCCTGGCTATATTTTCTTTCTACGTGGCCA ACACATCGCCTTACCTGAGCcaaccaagctcaccaaTACCACCCATTCTGCTGAGCGCTCCACCAAAGGTCCGCGTAGTGTCTTCACAATCGGTCGAAGCTCGAATCAGTCCAGTGCCGGAGCTCGAAGAGCTAGTCTCTCCACTCACCATATCTCATGAACCGTTGCCTGCGCCTTCTccggcaccaacccaacAAAAGGAGCAAATCAAGGTCGACTGCCCACGCCCCGGTGAGGATATGTCAGTTTCCGATGATGGTCCCGTTTTCCGAGCAACCATGAAGGCTCTCGAGCAAAAGACAGGCAATATGCGATCACAGATGAAGCGTTTGATTAAGAAAGCCGAAAATGTCCATGCTGCGCAACTGGAGGCCAACGATGCATTTGCGGCTTTCATGGAAGCCTTGAAAGACGTGTCCTCAACCAACGCAAACGCCGTCAAGCCAGCCATTGAGCACTACTTTGACAAGATCGCCCGCGAGATTCTATCATATGAGCGGCAGAACACGGCGAATATACAAAGGATTGTGATTGAACCGATGAGCAAGTTATACCAGATCGACATCAAACAGGCCGAATCCAAGAAGCGGGATTTCGAAGAGGAAAGTAAAGACTTTTACGCCTATGTCAGCCGCTACCTCGGCCAGAGACACGACTCCGTCAAGGCGAAACAGAGCGACACCAAGTACCAGACCAAACGGAAGAACTTCGAACTAAAACGTTTTGACTATTCCTCGTTTATGCAGGATCTATCTGGCGGGCGCAAGGAACAGGAAATTCTTTCGCATCTTACCAAATATGCCGATGCCCAGGCCAGGTGCTTTCTCAACACTTCAAAGAAGATTGAAGACTTACTGCCACAGCTCGAAGCACTATCCACCGAAGTTTTGGAGGCGGATAAGGAGTATCAGTATCAGCGCCGGGAAcgcgaggagaagagaagactGCTCGAGAAGAGCAATCTCAACTACAATGAACCAGACATTCAACCTCCGCTCACCTCAGCCGGGCCGCGAGAGGGGGGTGCTCCCAATGGAAACCCAGCCAATTCTGACTCTGAACTCGGTCGTGCGAATAGTACCGGCTCCCAGCTCAAACCAGCCTCGTCAGGAAACATGGGTGCCTCTCCTGCGGACCTGACGAGGTCTCCTGGGAGCCTGACGCAACATGTCGTGGGTAGCCCCCAACAAAATGCTAAATTCAAGGGAATCCGCGACCTTGAGGAACGCGACCCTGGGCACATAGCGCAGCTTGAAAAGGAGACCTCCAACCGCAAGGAAGGCCTCCTGTGGGCCTTGAACAGGCCAGGTGGACATGTAGATCCACGAAATCTCAACAAGCAGGGCTGGCACAA ATTCTGGATTGTCCTGGACCAAGGCAAGTTGTCCGAGTATAGCAACTGGAAACAGAGGCTTGACCTCCACATGGATCCGATCGATTTGCGTCTGGCATCAGTACGAGAGGCAAGGAATGCGGAACGCCGGTTCTGCTTCGAAGTCATCACGCCACATTTCAAGCGCGTTTATCAAGCAACATCTGAAGAAGATATGAATAGTTGGATCATGGCTATCAATAATGCATTACAGAGCGCTGTTGAAGGTCGCTCTTTTAAGGACAGaccgccatcaacagccCCCGGCGACTCGAGCTTCAGCGGTATGGACTTTGGCTCGATGTTTGTTGGCAAAAGTCCGTCCCTCTCGCACGGCAACCATCACAACTCTGGGGGGATCCCAACCCGGCGCACGACTGTCGGCGCCCGCCCAGCGACGGcgcgcagcagcagctttgAGGAACGGCCAGACAGGCTCCTCCAGCTACTCCGGGACAACGATCAGGGCAACTCGTGGTGTGCCGACTGCGGTTCGAGCAACAAGGTCGAATGGGTCTCGCTCAACCTGGCAATCATTGTTTGCATCGAGTGCAGCGGCATCCACCGGTCCCTCGGGACGCACATCAGCAAGATTCGATCCCTCACCCTTGACACCACCTCGTTCACGCCCGACATTATCGAGCTGCTGTTTCTTGTAGGCAACAGGGTGTCCAACATGGTGTTTGAAGCCAAGCTGGACCCTGCCATGAAACTCACCGCCCAGGCGACCCGTGAGCAGAGACTCAAGTTCATCACGTCAAAATACGTCGACAGGGCGTTTGTCGAGCCCATTTCCACCACGCTGTCACGCTTCGCCACGGCAGACGAGACGCTCTTGGCTGCGATCAAGAGGAACGAAATCCAGCAGGTCATTTACGCCCTTGCCCTCAAGGCTAACCCGAACGTCACGGACAAGTCCCGCGGCACGCACGCGGTGTATCtggcgttggcggcggcTGACCCAGCGCCAATGTCGCCGCCTGTCACGCCTGGTCCGTCACCGACGGTGGACAAGCTTATCCCGTTCCCCATCGCGGAGCTGCTTGTGCAGAACGGGGCCGAGATTCCGGCGGAGATGCCCCAGATTCCACTGAGCCATGCTGCGCAGGGGTATATTGAgctgaagagggggaggaaggcggcgATTGAGGCTTCGGGGGCaggaggggcaggagggGGGTCGtatgatggggttggttcCTTGCCGGCGGGGTCGACATTGAGCCCGGGGGATAAGCTGCaaagggagagggaggcgaggctGCAGAAGAGGGTAAGcgcgggggggaggttggcgaagaGCCCGATCCCGGAACGATAG
- the DUN1 gene encoding serine/threonine protein kinase (COG:T; EggNog:ENOG503NVP1), producing the protein MYPLSMASLSYIDMFRRLISLLLQGSTGDDAPSESFKKPRRSERLSQRTDNDLVKTPVINKQHLPSPVTHLTSEGTDEFAKEATATPSEGRVSQRRDEYMHSQVAALSSPPQDTQAFSQTHVDPNAPLSDEVEDEVKEGVWGYLLPMDTRYGGTCVVMRKRGSCPPSETVAGAVSGAKQPARKGRGALLKEQEAFDQKQKSGKGLSSGGYLIGRHPECDIQVDDPIVSNRHCLLFTEHKGNDTVVIIEDLSSNGTYVNDQLVGRNQRRELKEYDEIAVMDKARFIFRYPKNRHANAFLQQYTPIEKLGKGHFAEVYLCIEKSTGQRYAVKVFTKTPGVEERSKNEGLQQEIAMLMGVSHPNVLCLKDTFNEPNAVYLVLELAPEGELFNYIVKKQKLSESECRKLFTQLFQGVKYLHDRNIVHRDIKPENILLVDRDLHVKLADFGLAKIIGEESFTTTLCGTPSYVAPEILADTRNRKYTKAVDIWSLGVVLYICLCGFPPFSDELTSAAFPYSLSEQIRKGKFDYPSPYWDPVGDPALDLIDSMLVVNPEKRFTIDQCLAHPWMTMKTPGVNDSTNGLVSGIQGLDVTRRGVQRERTLLASINTVQVVNQIPGGDKPDVKVYTKNPETTPKKEPRPDDARDPDEFSQLGGKGDQVLFGDDGDSRYSVNDITNKPKAKGKANGAK; encoded by the exons AATCATTCAAGAAGCCCCGCCGGTCCGAGCGACTTTCGCAGCGCACCGACAACGACCTGGTCAAGACACCAgtcatcaacaaacagcATCTTCCATCACCCGTGACACATTTGACGAGCGAAGGAACCGATGAGTTTGCCAAGGAAGCCACGGCGACACCTTCAGAGGGCCGCGTCTCCCAGCGTCGCGACGAGTACATGCATTCTCAAGTGGCGGCCCTCAGttctcctccccaagacACGCAAGCGTTCAGTCAGACACACGTAGACCCCAACGCACCGCTCTCCGATgaggtggaagatgaggtAAAGGAAGGGGTCTGGGGATACCTACTTCCTATGGACACCCGTTACGGAGGCACCtgtgtggtgatgaggaagagggggtctTGCCCTCCTTCAGAAACCGTGGCCGGCGCCGTCTCCGGGGCAAAACAGCCTGCTAGAAAGGGCAGGGGGGCTCTTCTCAAAGAGCAGGAGGCTTTCGATCAGAAGCAGAAGTCAGGGAAAGGGCTCTCCTCTGGCGGTTATCTCATTGGGAGACACCCCGAATGCG ACATCCAAGTTGATGATCCGATAGTTTCGAACCGTCATTGTCTTTTGTTTACGGAACACAAGGGAAACGACACAGTTGTGATTATCGAGGATCTTTCCAGCAATGGCACATACGTCAATGATCAGCTCGTTGGGCGGAACCAACGGCGTGAGCTTAAGGAGTATGACGAAATTGCTGTCATGGACAAGGCCAGGTTCATTTTCCGGTATCCCAAAAACCGACATGCCAATGCCTTCTTACAGCAATACACGCCCATCGAGAAGCTGGGAAAGGGCCATTTTGCCGAAGTATATCTCTGCATTGAGAAATCCACAGGGCAGCGCTATGCTGTCAAAGTCTTCACCAAGACGCCAGGGGTGGAAGAGCGATCGAAAAACGAAGGCCTCCAGCAAGAAATTGCGATGCTCATGGGTGTTAGCCACCCGAATGTTCTATGTCTCAAGGACACCTTCAACGAACCCAATGCCGTCTATCTGGTGCTGGAGCTTGCGCCGGAAGGAGAGCTGTTCAACTACATTgtgaagaagcagaaacTGAGCGAGTCCGAATGCCGGAAGCTGTTCACCCAATTGTTTCAGGGTGTCAAGTATTTGCACGATCGGAACATTGTGCACAGAGACATCAAGCCAGAGAACATTCTTTTGGTGGACCGTGACTTGCACGTCAAGTTGGCAGATTTTGGGTTGGCCAAGATCATCGGAGAGGAATCTTTCACGACAACACTCTGTGGGACGCCCAGCTATGTGGCACCAGAGATCCTAGCAGATACCCGGAACCGCAAGTACACCAAGGCTGTTGACATCTGGTCACTAGGTGTGGTGCTTTATATCTGCCTGTGCGGCTTCCCCCCATTTTCGGACGAACTCACCAGTGCTGCATTCCCATACTCGCTGTCTGAGCAGATCAGGAAAGGGAAATTCGACTACCCATCACCCTACTGGGACCCAGTTGGTGATCCTGCTT TGGATCTCATCGACTCCATGCTAGTCGTCAACCCAGAGAAGCGTTTCACAATAGATCAGTGCCTGGCTCATCCCTGGATGACAATGAAGACACCTGGTGTCAATGACAGCACTAATGGTCTTGTCAGCGGCATCCAGGGCTTGGACGTTACGCGCCGCGGTGTCCAGAGAGAGCGGACATTGTTAGCCTCGATTAACACTGTTCAAGTTGTCAACCAGATCCCAGGGGGCGACAAGCCCGACGTCAAGGTCTATACCAAGAACCCAGAAACCACACCCAAGAAGGAGCCCAGACCAGACGATGCCAGAGACCCGGATGAGTTTTCCCAACTAGGAGGAAAGGGCGACCAGGTGCTTTTTGGGGATGACGGTGATAGCCGGTATTCCGTGAATGATATTACCAACAAACCGAAGGCGAAGGGGAAGGCTAACGGGGCAAAGTAA